In Cydia strobilella chromosome 22, ilCydStro3.1, whole genome shotgun sequence, one genomic interval encodes:
- the LOC134751512 gene encoding forkhead box protein P1 isoform X2, protein MCLQKDDSGDIDADVTRPMVHLPLLLGPEPALNSTPGAAKPPLLNSFELDRCLDREESGRWGGEAARRRRRSSPPRRASPPRDHEPLALARASAPASPTAGSAHSSPAPVSPAGSAAGARSPLPLVAPDLLAMQLLDQHSQLQALMKQRLFHQHHMQKQHLSSEAAKRQLEQSRLQDQISLNLLSQSHLPPPDASPGSLQQQLGAQQQQLVQQLQAVQRQYLMHGPLSVPPNAPPGLMLWGSEMEEHPLFGRGVCKWPGCDALADDYQAFLKHLEAAHTLDDRSAAQARVQMQVVAQLELQLRRERDRLAAMMRHLHAARDSSHHQPKHPHGAPNEGASPGPVRRRVSDKSGVAIAGGLPYMLERAGLDVQQEIQRNREFYKSADVRPPFTYASLIRQAIIESPDKQLTLNEIYNWFQTTFCYFRRNAATWKNAVRHNLSLHKCFMRVENVKGAVWTVDEVEFYKRRPQRAAHAPPPIHQGFMGAQSPPMMTSPHGYSEALKRNLQGMMEECNLSYMSSEDHMMQGAEEYPSSHDEYSRPSMLNGYGSSSSHEVKAEDLSGADQDIKPNIYALKNEMQASDYSNKDYTNSTKESSSNRSGETSPYDDYPRPEDRYRPSASHIKDEAENLSLNEQRSDK, encoded by the exons GGTCCCGAGCCGGCACTGAACTCGACCCCGGGCGCCGCGAAGCCGCCGCTACTAAACTCTTTCGAGCTGGACCGCTGTTTGGACAG AGAGGAGTCCGGCAGGTGGGgcggcgaagcggcgcggcggcgtcGGCGCAGCTCGCCCCCGCGCCGCGCCTCGCCCCCCAGAGATCATGAGCCTCTCGCTCTTGCACGG GCATCAGCCCCAGCCTCCCCAACCGCTGGTTCAGCACACTCTTCACCAGCACCGGTATCTCCTGCTGGAAGTGCTGCCGGCGCCCGCTCACCGCTGCCGCTGGTCGCACCAGACCTGCTGGCCATGCAGCTGCTGGACCAGCACTCACAGCTGCAAGCGCTGATGAAACAGCGGCTGTTTCATCAACACCATATGCAGAAACAG CACTTATCCTCGGAGGCTGCTAAGCGTCAGCTGGAGCAGTCACGGCTGCAGGACCAGATCAGTCTGAACCTGCTGTCGCAGTCGCATCTGCCGCCTCCTGACGCTTCCCCTG GTTCCCTTCAGCAGCAGCTCGGCGCCCAGCAGCAGCAGTTAGTCCAGCAGTTGCAGGCCGTGCAGCGCCAATACCTCATGCACGGGCCTCTGTCTGTGCCGCCTAATGCTCCTCCAG GTCTCATGCTGTGGGGGAGCGAGATGGAAGAGCACCCGCTGTTCGGGCGCGGAGTGTGCAAGTGGCCCGGCTGCGACGCGCTCGCTGATGACTACCAGGCCTTCCTCAA GCATCTGGAAGCAGCCCACACCCTCGACGACAGATCAGCCGCACAGGCGCGTGTGCAGATGCAGGTGGTCGCCCAGCTGGAGCTGCAACTGCGTCGCGAACGGGACCGCCTTGCGGCCATGATGCGGCATCTGCATGCTGCTAGAGACTCGAGCCATCACCAGCCGAAACATCCACATG GAGCGCCCAATGAAGGCGCATCACCCGGACCGGTCCGTCGCCGAGTCTCCGACAAGTCTGGTGTGGCTATTGCTGGTG GTCTTCCGTATATGCTCGAAAGAGCTGGATTAGATGTGCAACAAG AAATTCAGCGCAACCGCGAATTTTATAAAAGTGCAGACGTTCGGCCCCCTTTTACATACGCTTCGCTCATTCGACAG GCCATCATAGAGTCTCCAGATAAGCAGCTGACCCTCAACGAGATCTACAATTGGTTCCAGACAACCTTCTGCTACTTCCGACGCAATGCTGCCACGTGGAAG AACGCCGTGCGTCACAACCTGTCGCTGCACAAGTGCTTCATGCGCGTGGAGAACGTGAAGGGCGCGGTGTGGACGGTGGACGAGGTGGAGTTCTACAAGCGCCGGCCGCAGCgcgccgcgcacgcgccgcCGCCCATCCACCAGGG GTTTATGGGAGCACAGAGTCCTCCGATGATGACCAGCCCTCATGGCTACAGTGAAGCTCTCAAAAGGAACCTCCAG GGAATGATGGAGGAATGCAACCTGTCATACATGTCGAGCGAGGATCACATGATGCAAGGGGCTGAGGAATATCCCTCCTCCCATGATGAGTACAG CCGGCCGTCCATGCTGAACGGCTACGGAAGCAGCAGTTCGCACGAGGTGAAGGCCGAGGACCTGAGCGGGGCCGACCAGGACATCAAACCTAACATATACGCGCTCAAGAACGAGATGCAGGCTTCCGACTATTCCAACAAAG actACACAAACTCCACAAAGGAGTCCTCAAGCAACCGCTCCGGCGAGACCAGCCCCTACGATGACTACCCGCGCCCCGAGGACCGGTACCGGCCCTCGGCCTCCCACATAAAGGACGAGGCCGAAAACCTCTCACTCAACGAACAGAGATctgacaagtaa
- the LOC134751512 gene encoding forkhead box protein P1 isoform X1 produces MCLQKDDSGDIDADVTRPMVHLPLLLGPEPALNSTPGAAKPPLLNSFELDRCLDREESGRWGGEAARRRRRSSPPRRASPPRDHEPLALARASAPASPTAGSAHSSPAPVSPAGSAAGARSPLPLVAPDLLAMQLLDQHSQLQALMKQRLFHQHHMQKQHLSSEAAKRQLEQSRLQDQISLNLLSQSHLPPPDASPGSLQQQLGAQQQQLVQQLQAVQRQYLMHGPLSVPPNAPPGLMLWGSEMEEHPLFGRGVCKWPGCDALADDYQAFLKHLEAAHTLDDRSAAQARVQMQVVAQLELQLRRERDRLAAMMRHLHAARDSSHHQPKHPHGAPNEGASPGPVRRRVSDKSGVAIAGGLPYMLERAGLDVQQEIQRNREFYKSADVRPPFTYASLIRQAIIESPDKQLTLNEIYNWFQTTFCYFRRNAATWKNAIRTNLSLHKCFVRYEDDFGSFWMVDDAEFVKRRHLSRGRPRKYEPAPAPNAPPAQFMGAQSPPMMTSPHGYSEALKRNLQGMMEECNLSYMSSEDHMMQGAEEYPSSHDEYSRPSMLNGYGSSSSHEVKAEDLSGADQDIKPNIYALKNEMQASDYSNKDYTNSTKESSSNRSGETSPYDDYPRPEDRYRPSASHIKDEAENLSLNEQRSDK; encoded by the exons GGTCCCGAGCCGGCACTGAACTCGACCCCGGGCGCCGCGAAGCCGCCGCTACTAAACTCTTTCGAGCTGGACCGCTGTTTGGACAG AGAGGAGTCCGGCAGGTGGGgcggcgaagcggcgcggcggcgtcGGCGCAGCTCGCCCCCGCGCCGCGCCTCGCCCCCCAGAGATCATGAGCCTCTCGCTCTTGCACGG GCATCAGCCCCAGCCTCCCCAACCGCTGGTTCAGCACACTCTTCACCAGCACCGGTATCTCCTGCTGGAAGTGCTGCCGGCGCCCGCTCACCGCTGCCGCTGGTCGCACCAGACCTGCTGGCCATGCAGCTGCTGGACCAGCACTCACAGCTGCAAGCGCTGATGAAACAGCGGCTGTTTCATCAACACCATATGCAGAAACAG CACTTATCCTCGGAGGCTGCTAAGCGTCAGCTGGAGCAGTCACGGCTGCAGGACCAGATCAGTCTGAACCTGCTGTCGCAGTCGCATCTGCCGCCTCCTGACGCTTCCCCTG GTTCCCTTCAGCAGCAGCTCGGCGCCCAGCAGCAGCAGTTAGTCCAGCAGTTGCAGGCCGTGCAGCGCCAATACCTCATGCACGGGCCTCTGTCTGTGCCGCCTAATGCTCCTCCAG GTCTCATGCTGTGGGGGAGCGAGATGGAAGAGCACCCGCTGTTCGGGCGCGGAGTGTGCAAGTGGCCCGGCTGCGACGCGCTCGCTGATGACTACCAGGCCTTCCTCAA GCATCTGGAAGCAGCCCACACCCTCGACGACAGATCAGCCGCACAGGCGCGTGTGCAGATGCAGGTGGTCGCCCAGCTGGAGCTGCAACTGCGTCGCGAACGGGACCGCCTTGCGGCCATGATGCGGCATCTGCATGCTGCTAGAGACTCGAGCCATCACCAGCCGAAACATCCACATG GAGCGCCCAATGAAGGCGCATCACCCGGACCGGTCCGTCGCCGAGTCTCCGACAAGTCTGGTGTGGCTATTGCTGGTG GTCTTCCGTATATGCTCGAAAGAGCTGGATTAGATGTGCAACAAG AAATTCAGCGCAACCGCGAATTTTATAAAAGTGCAGACGTTCGGCCCCCTTTTACATACGCTTCGCTCATTCGACAG GCCATCATAGAGTCTCCAGATAAGCAGCTGACCCTCAACGAGATCTACAATTGGTTCCAGACAACCTTCTGCTACTTCCGACGCAATGCTGCCACGTGGAAG AACGCAATCCGGACGAACCTCTCGTTGCACAAATGTTTCGTGCGGTACGAGGACGACTTCGGCTCCTTCTGGATGGTGGACGACGCGGAGTTCGTGAAGCGCCGGCACCTGAGCCGCGGCCGCCCGCGCAAGTAcgagcccgcgcccgcgcccaacGCGCCGCCCGCACA GTTTATGGGAGCACAGAGTCCTCCGATGATGACCAGCCCTCATGGCTACAGTGAAGCTCTCAAAAGGAACCTCCAG GGAATGATGGAGGAATGCAACCTGTCATACATGTCGAGCGAGGATCACATGATGCAAGGGGCTGAGGAATATCCCTCCTCCCATGATGAGTACAG CCGGCCGTCCATGCTGAACGGCTACGGAAGCAGCAGTTCGCACGAGGTGAAGGCCGAGGACCTGAGCGGGGCCGACCAGGACATCAAACCTAACATATACGCGCTCAAGAACGAGATGCAGGCTTCCGACTATTCCAACAAAG actACACAAACTCCACAAAGGAGTCCTCAAGCAACCGCTCCGGCGAGACCAGCCCCTACGATGACTACCCGCGCCCCGAGGACCGGTACCGGCCCTCGGCCTCCCACATAAAGGACGAGGCCGAAAACCTCTCACTCAACGAACAGAGATctgacaagtaa
- the LOC134751512 gene encoding forkhead box protein P1 isoform X3, giving the protein MCLQKDDSGDIDADVTRPMVHLPLLLGPEPALNSTPGAAKPPLLNSFELDRCLDREESGRWGGEAARRRRRSSPPRRASPPRDHEPLALARASAPASPTAGSAHSSPAPVSPAGSAAGARSPLPLVAPDLLAMQLLDQHSQLQALMKQRLFHQHHMQKQHLSSEAAKRQLEQSRLQDQISLNLLSQSHLPPPDASPGSLQQQLGAQQQQLVQQLQAVQRQYLMHGPLSVPPNAPPGLMLWGSEMEEHPLFGRGVCKWPGCDALADDYQAFLKHLEAAHTLDDRSAAQARVQMQVVAQLELQLRRERDRLAAMMRHLHAARDSSHHQPKHPHGAPNEGASPGPVRRRVSDKSGVAIAGEIQRNREFYKSADVRPPFTYASLIRQAIIESPDKQLTLNEIYNWFQTTFCYFRRNAATWKNAIRTNLSLHKCFVRYEDDFGSFWMVDDAEFVKRRHLSRGRPRKYEPAPAPNAPPAQFMGAQSPPMMTSPHGYSEALKRNLQGMMEECNLSYMSSEDHMMQGAEEYPSSHDEYSRPSMLNGYGSSSSHEVKAEDLSGADQDIKPNIYALKNEMQASDYSNKDYTNSTKESSSNRSGETSPYDDYPRPEDRYRPSASHIKDEAENLSLNEQRSDK; this is encoded by the exons GGTCCCGAGCCGGCACTGAACTCGACCCCGGGCGCCGCGAAGCCGCCGCTACTAAACTCTTTCGAGCTGGACCGCTGTTTGGACAG AGAGGAGTCCGGCAGGTGGGgcggcgaagcggcgcggcggcgtcGGCGCAGCTCGCCCCCGCGCCGCGCCTCGCCCCCCAGAGATCATGAGCCTCTCGCTCTTGCACGG GCATCAGCCCCAGCCTCCCCAACCGCTGGTTCAGCACACTCTTCACCAGCACCGGTATCTCCTGCTGGAAGTGCTGCCGGCGCCCGCTCACCGCTGCCGCTGGTCGCACCAGACCTGCTGGCCATGCAGCTGCTGGACCAGCACTCACAGCTGCAAGCGCTGATGAAACAGCGGCTGTTTCATCAACACCATATGCAGAAACAG CACTTATCCTCGGAGGCTGCTAAGCGTCAGCTGGAGCAGTCACGGCTGCAGGACCAGATCAGTCTGAACCTGCTGTCGCAGTCGCATCTGCCGCCTCCTGACGCTTCCCCTG GTTCCCTTCAGCAGCAGCTCGGCGCCCAGCAGCAGCAGTTAGTCCAGCAGTTGCAGGCCGTGCAGCGCCAATACCTCATGCACGGGCCTCTGTCTGTGCCGCCTAATGCTCCTCCAG GTCTCATGCTGTGGGGGAGCGAGATGGAAGAGCACCCGCTGTTCGGGCGCGGAGTGTGCAAGTGGCCCGGCTGCGACGCGCTCGCTGATGACTACCAGGCCTTCCTCAA GCATCTGGAAGCAGCCCACACCCTCGACGACAGATCAGCCGCACAGGCGCGTGTGCAGATGCAGGTGGTCGCCCAGCTGGAGCTGCAACTGCGTCGCGAACGGGACCGCCTTGCGGCCATGATGCGGCATCTGCATGCTGCTAGAGACTCGAGCCATCACCAGCCGAAACATCCACATG GAGCGCCCAATGAAGGCGCATCACCCGGACCGGTCCGTCGCCGAGTCTCCGACAAGTCTGGTGTGGCTATTGCTGGTG AAATTCAGCGCAACCGCGAATTTTATAAAAGTGCAGACGTTCGGCCCCCTTTTACATACGCTTCGCTCATTCGACAG GCCATCATAGAGTCTCCAGATAAGCAGCTGACCCTCAACGAGATCTACAATTGGTTCCAGACAACCTTCTGCTACTTCCGACGCAATGCTGCCACGTGGAAG AACGCAATCCGGACGAACCTCTCGTTGCACAAATGTTTCGTGCGGTACGAGGACGACTTCGGCTCCTTCTGGATGGTGGACGACGCGGAGTTCGTGAAGCGCCGGCACCTGAGCCGCGGCCGCCCGCGCAAGTAcgagcccgcgcccgcgcccaacGCGCCGCCCGCACA GTTTATGGGAGCACAGAGTCCTCCGATGATGACCAGCCCTCATGGCTACAGTGAAGCTCTCAAAAGGAACCTCCAG GGAATGATGGAGGAATGCAACCTGTCATACATGTCGAGCGAGGATCACATGATGCAAGGGGCTGAGGAATATCCCTCCTCCCATGATGAGTACAG CCGGCCGTCCATGCTGAACGGCTACGGAAGCAGCAGTTCGCACGAGGTGAAGGCCGAGGACCTGAGCGGGGCCGACCAGGACATCAAACCTAACATATACGCGCTCAAGAACGAGATGCAGGCTTCCGACTATTCCAACAAAG actACACAAACTCCACAAAGGAGTCCTCAAGCAACCGCTCCGGCGAGACCAGCCCCTACGATGACTACCCGCGCCCCGAGGACCGGTACCGGCCCTCGGCCTCCCACATAAAGGACGAGGCCGAAAACCTCTCACTCAACGAACAGAGATctgacaagtaa
- the LOC134751512 gene encoding forkhead box protein P1 isoform X4, with product MCLQKDDSGDIDADVTRPMVHLPLLLGPEPALNSTPGAAKPPLLNSFELDRCLDREESGRWGGEAARRRRRSSPPRRASPPRDHEPLALARASAPASPTAGSAHSSPAPVSPAGSAAGARSPLPLVAPDLLAMQLLDQHSQLQALMKQRLFHQHHMQKQHLSSEAAKRQLEQSRLQDQISLNLLSQSHLPPPDASPGSLQQQLGAQQQQLVQQLQAVQRQYLMHGPLSVPPNAPPGLMLWGSEMEEHPLFGRGVCKWPGCDALADDYQAFLKHLEAAHTLDDRSAAQARVQMQVVAQLELQLRRERDRLAAMMRHLHAARDSSHHQPKHPHGAPNEGASPGPVRRRVSDKSGVAIAGEIQRNREFYKSADVRPPFTYASLIRQAIIESPDKQLTLNEIYNWFQTTFCYFRRNAATWKNAVRHNLSLHKCFMRVENVKGAVWTVDEVEFYKRRPQRAAHAPPPIHQGFMGAQSPPMMTSPHGYSEALKRNLQGMMEECNLSYMSSEDHMMQGAEEYPSSHDEYSRPSMLNGYGSSSSHEVKAEDLSGADQDIKPNIYALKNEMQASDYSNKDYTNSTKESSSNRSGETSPYDDYPRPEDRYRPSASHIKDEAENLSLNEQRSDK from the exons GGTCCCGAGCCGGCACTGAACTCGACCCCGGGCGCCGCGAAGCCGCCGCTACTAAACTCTTTCGAGCTGGACCGCTGTTTGGACAG AGAGGAGTCCGGCAGGTGGGgcggcgaagcggcgcggcggcgtcGGCGCAGCTCGCCCCCGCGCCGCGCCTCGCCCCCCAGAGATCATGAGCCTCTCGCTCTTGCACGG GCATCAGCCCCAGCCTCCCCAACCGCTGGTTCAGCACACTCTTCACCAGCACCGGTATCTCCTGCTGGAAGTGCTGCCGGCGCCCGCTCACCGCTGCCGCTGGTCGCACCAGACCTGCTGGCCATGCAGCTGCTGGACCAGCACTCACAGCTGCAAGCGCTGATGAAACAGCGGCTGTTTCATCAACACCATATGCAGAAACAG CACTTATCCTCGGAGGCTGCTAAGCGTCAGCTGGAGCAGTCACGGCTGCAGGACCAGATCAGTCTGAACCTGCTGTCGCAGTCGCATCTGCCGCCTCCTGACGCTTCCCCTG GTTCCCTTCAGCAGCAGCTCGGCGCCCAGCAGCAGCAGTTAGTCCAGCAGTTGCAGGCCGTGCAGCGCCAATACCTCATGCACGGGCCTCTGTCTGTGCCGCCTAATGCTCCTCCAG GTCTCATGCTGTGGGGGAGCGAGATGGAAGAGCACCCGCTGTTCGGGCGCGGAGTGTGCAAGTGGCCCGGCTGCGACGCGCTCGCTGATGACTACCAGGCCTTCCTCAA GCATCTGGAAGCAGCCCACACCCTCGACGACAGATCAGCCGCACAGGCGCGTGTGCAGATGCAGGTGGTCGCCCAGCTGGAGCTGCAACTGCGTCGCGAACGGGACCGCCTTGCGGCCATGATGCGGCATCTGCATGCTGCTAGAGACTCGAGCCATCACCAGCCGAAACATCCACATG GAGCGCCCAATGAAGGCGCATCACCCGGACCGGTCCGTCGCCGAGTCTCCGACAAGTCTGGTGTGGCTATTGCTGGTG AAATTCAGCGCAACCGCGAATTTTATAAAAGTGCAGACGTTCGGCCCCCTTTTACATACGCTTCGCTCATTCGACAG GCCATCATAGAGTCTCCAGATAAGCAGCTGACCCTCAACGAGATCTACAATTGGTTCCAGACAACCTTCTGCTACTTCCGACGCAATGCTGCCACGTGGAAG AACGCCGTGCGTCACAACCTGTCGCTGCACAAGTGCTTCATGCGCGTGGAGAACGTGAAGGGCGCGGTGTGGACGGTGGACGAGGTGGAGTTCTACAAGCGCCGGCCGCAGCgcgccgcgcacgcgccgcCGCCCATCCACCAGGG GTTTATGGGAGCACAGAGTCCTCCGATGATGACCAGCCCTCATGGCTACAGTGAAGCTCTCAAAAGGAACCTCCAG GGAATGATGGAGGAATGCAACCTGTCATACATGTCGAGCGAGGATCACATGATGCAAGGGGCTGAGGAATATCCCTCCTCCCATGATGAGTACAG CCGGCCGTCCATGCTGAACGGCTACGGAAGCAGCAGTTCGCACGAGGTGAAGGCCGAGGACCTGAGCGGGGCCGACCAGGACATCAAACCTAACATATACGCGCTCAAGAACGAGATGCAGGCTTCCGACTATTCCAACAAAG actACACAAACTCCACAAAGGAGTCCTCAAGCAACCGCTCCGGCGAGACCAGCCCCTACGATGACTACCCGCGCCCCGAGGACCGGTACCGGCCCTCGGCCTCCCACATAAAGGACGAGGCCGAAAACCTCTCACTCAACGAACAGAGATctgacaagtaa